A region from the Equus asinus isolate D_3611 breed Donkey chromosome 3, EquAss-T2T_v2, whole genome shotgun sequence genome encodes:
- the LOC123283901 gene encoding disks large-associated protein 5-like, which yields MASLQIQDLRQKFNNLTILEECGWEKASNTSKDVFQEKVVSGIASEPKHDDAGIADGGRLAAVKKAMRERMQPGERAEAVGSAVPKEVDHKAFDTGSFRIESPVKSFSGPLELTKLSTADTHCFSPSNRARRKPPKK from the exons atacaggatctacgccagaaattcaacaatctgaccatacttgaggagtgtggatgggagaaagccagcaatacgagcaaagatgtgtttcag gaaAAAGTTGTCTCGGGTATAGCGAGTGAACCAAAACATGATGATGCTGGGATCGCAGATGGGGGTCGCCTCGCTGCTGTgaagaaggcaatgagagagaggatgcagCCGGGAGAGCGTGCTGAGGCCGTGGGCTCTGCGGTGCCAAAGGAAGTTGATCATAAAGCGTTTGACACTGGATcttttagaattgaaagtccCGTTAAATCATTCTcag GCCCACTGGAACTCACCAAACTGTCCACAGCAGACACCCACTGCTTCTCGCCCAGCAACCGTGCCCGGAGAAAGCcgccaaagaagtag